Proteins from one Embleya scabrispora genomic window:
- a CDS encoding alpha-ketoglutarate-dependent dioxygenase AlkB, with amino-acid sequence MPLGSRVPDAILSCTLPTEENLFAELSASVRWEDVGKGRRGAVLTRVDEAGGVALVRTTTRYSTPAQRFRAVHERLAQRIRERAALSVDFNNALIEIYTNAYTTMGSHSDQALDLADESFIAVFSCYRHPDASLPRKLVFESKGSDGEKFEIPLAHDSVVAFSVDSNRRFRHKIVLDTPDRKADNQWLGVTFRTSKTFVRFRDGYAYLSHGTRLVSADDEQRRRFYRLRRRENEETDFTYPLLAYTVSESDLMPPV; translated from the coding sequence TTGCCCCTCGGGTCTAGAGTCCCGGACGCGATCCTCTCCTGCACCTTGCCGACCGAGGAGAATCTCTTTGCGGAGCTGTCCGCGTCGGTTCGTTGGGAAGACGTCGGAAAGGGTCGGCGAGGCGCCGTGCTCACCAGGGTCGACGAGGCCGGTGGGGTGGCCCTCGTTCGTACCACCACTCGATACAGCACCCCGGCACAGCGTTTCCGGGCGGTGCACGAACGGCTGGCGCAACGGATCCGAGAGCGTGCGGCGCTTTCCGTCGATTTCAACAACGCTCTCATCGAGATCTATACGAACGCCTACACAACCATGGGCAGCCATTCCGACCAGGCCCTCGATCTGGCCGACGAGTCGTTTATCGCCGTCTTTTCCTGCTATCGACACCCCGACGCGAGCCTGCCGAGGAAGCTGGTCTTCGAGTCGAAGGGGTCCGATGGCGAGAAGTTCGAGATTCCTCTCGCCCACGACAGTGTCGTCGCGTTCTCTGTCGACTCGAATCGGCGGTTCAGGCACAAGATCGTTTTGGACACACCCGACCGGAAGGCGGACAATCAATGGTTGGGTGTGACGTTTCGAACGTCCAAGACCTTCGTTCGGTTTCGCGACGGATACGCATACCTTTCGCACGGAACACGCCTCGTGTCGGCCGATGATGAGCAGAGGCGTCGATTTTACCGACTGCGGCGCCGTGAGAACGAGGAGACGGACTTCACCTACCCCCTGCTGGCATACACCGTCAGCGAGAGCGATCTGATGCCGCCGGTCTGA
- a CDS encoding WD40 repeat domain-containing protein — protein sequence MAIAMPGEERVPPGARRDLIVALHRLYTDAGRPSTHVAAKAITGDDSLPAPVSRETLGQLLNGRSVPDWPRLEAVVRHLAAASVRRPDVEGEVLRFHELWLADRDALSMADRPTPGPVRGRAGDEDNGEVGGANAAVPLPRLPPLPARYAPAGAPLTGHLGAVRAVVFSPDGSLLATGGEDGEVRFSNPDTGRPVGDPLTAHPGRIVALAFSSNGSLLASGGTEGSVRLWDPAARRPVGGPLAGGHAGTILAVAFSPDGSLLASGGTDGSVLRWDPDTRRHVDRLFTGRSGRVFAVVFSPDGSLLATCGYKNRVQLWDPVTLEQIGEPLTGHTGVVRALAFSPDGALLASGGYDGVVRLWDPAARRPVGDGLTGHAGTVLAVAFSPDGALLASGGEDGAVRLWDLATGRLVGNPLAGHAGAVFAVAFSPDGALLASGGDDRSVRLYARLAPRTLSATLAERAFCADVVAAGVVPLLPLTGHRGRVPALAFSPDGSVLVTGGADETVRLWEPATRRPVGDPLIGHTGEVFAAAFSPDGSLLATCGADKTVRLWEPATGRRSGRLRHPGGVFAVAFSPDGALLATGCDDGGHETLRLWDPATGRPVGDPLDHRGRVLAVAFSPDGSVLAACGTDEIVRLWRPAARRPVGDPLIGHTGEVFAAAFSPDGSLLATGGVDKTVRLWDPVTGRPVGGPLDGHTDTIRVVVFSPGGSLLVTGGADETVRLWDPATGRPVGAPIGHTGRVVAVAFSPDGSLLVTSPGREGAVYRWAVPPTDDSARRSARFPAWLGPRPGSPAPDSPAFGARA from the coding sequence GTGGCGATCGCGATGCCGGGCGAGGAGCGGGTGCCCCCGGGGGCGCGGCGGGACCTGATCGTGGCGCTGCACCGGCTGTATACCGATGCGGGGCGGCCCAGCACGCACGTGGCCGCCAAGGCGATCACCGGGGACGACAGCCTTCCGGCGCCGGTCAGCCGCGAGACGCTGGGCCAGTTGCTGAACGGGCGGTCGGTCCCGGACTGGCCGCGCTTGGAGGCCGTCGTGCGGCACTTGGCGGCCGCCTCGGTACGCCGTCCGGACGTGGAGGGGGAGGTGCTGCGCTTCCACGAGTTGTGGCTGGCGGACCGCGATGCCCTCTCGATGGCCGACCGACCGACCCCCGGTCCGGTGCGCGGCCGTGCAGGCGACGAGGACAACGGGGAGGTCGGGGGCGCGAACGCGGCCGTACCGCTGCCTCGGCTGCCCCCTCTCCCGGCCCGCTACGCCCCGGCCGGCGCCCCCCTCACCGGCCACCTCGGCGCGGTCCGGGCGGTCGTATTCTCCCCGGACGGGTCGCTGCTGGCCACCGGCGGCGAGGACGGCGAAGTGCGGTTCTCGAACCCGGACACCGGCCGCCCGGTCGGCGATCCCCTGACCGCCCACCCCGGGCGGATCGTCGCTTTGGCGTTCTCCTCGAACGGGTCGCTGCTGGCCTCCGGTGGCACCGAGGGGTCGGTGCGGCTGTGGGACCCGGCCGCCCGACGCCCGGTCGGCGGCCCCCTCGCCGGGGGCCATGCCGGAACGATCCTCGCCGTGGCGTTCTCTCCCGACGGGTCGCTGCTGGCCTCCGGTGGCACCGACGGGTCGGTGCTCCGGTGGGACCCGGACACCCGACGCCACGTCGACAGGCTGTTCACCGGACGCTCCGGACGGGTCTTCGCGGTCGTGTTCTCCCCGGACGGGTCGCTGCTGGCCACCTGCGGCTACAAAAACCGGGTGCAACTGTGGGACCCGGTCACCCTGGAACAGATCGGAGAACCCCTCACCGGCCACACGGGCGTGGTCCGGGCGCTGGCGTTCTCTCCTGACGGTGCGCTGCTGGCCTCCGGCGGCTACGACGGGGTGGTACGGCTGTGGGACCCGGCCGCCCGACGCCCCGTGGGCGACGGCCTGACCGGCCATGCCGGCACGGTCCTCGCGGTGGCGTTCTCCCCGGACGGTGCGCTGCTCGCCTCCGGCGGCGAGGACGGCGCCGTGCGATTGTGGGACCTTGCCACCGGCCGCTTGGTCGGCAATCCCCTGGCCGGCCATGCCGGTGCGGTCTTCGCGGTGGCGTTCTCGCCGGACGGCGCGCTGCTGGCGTCCGGCGGCGATGACAGGTCGGTGCGGTTGTACGCCCGCCTCGCCCCGCGCACGCTGTCCGCGACGCTCGCCGAGCGGGCGTTCTGCGCCGATGTCGTCGCCGCCGGGGTGGTGCCGTTGCTGCCGCTGACCGGCCATCGTGGCCGGGTTCCGGCGCTGGCGTTCTCCCCGGACGGGTCGGTGCTGGTCACGGGCGGCGCCGACGAGACCGTGCGGTTGTGGGAACCGGCCACGCGACGTCCGGTCGGCGATCCCCTCATCGGCCACACCGGCGAAGTGTTCGCGGCGGCGTTCTCCCCGGACGGATCGCTGCTGGCCACCTGCGGCGCCGACAAGACCGTGCGGTTGTGGGAACCGGCCACCGGTCGTCGGAGCGGACGCCTCCGCCACCCCGGCGGAGTCTTCGCGGTGGCCTTCTCCCCGGATGGGGCTCTGCTCGCGACCGGATGCGACGACGGCGGCCACGAGACGCTGCGATTGTGGGACCCGGCCACCGGTCGCCCGGTCGGTGATCCCCTCGACCACCGAGGGCGGGTCCTTGCGGTGGCGTTCTCCCCGGACGGGTCGGTGTTGGCCGCCTGCGGCACCGACGAGATCGTGCGCTTGTGGCGCCCGGCCGCGCGACGTCCGGTCGGCGATCCCCTCATCGGCCACACCGGCGAAGTGTTCGCGGCGGCGTTCTCCCCGGACGGATCGCTGCTGGCCACCGGCGGCGTCGACAAGACCGTGCGGTTGTGGGACCCGGTCACCGGTCGCCCGGTCGGCGGCCCCCTCGACGGCCACACCGATACGATCCGGGTGGTGGTGTTCTCGCCGGGCGGGTCGCTGTTGGTCACCGGCGGCGCCGACGAGACCGTGCGGTTGTGGGATCCGGCCACCGGTCGCCCGGTCGGTGCCCCCATCGGGCACACCGGCCGAGTCGTCGCGGTGGCGTTCTCGCCGGACGGGTCGCTGTTGGTCACCAGTCCCGGCCGCGAGGGAGCGGTGTACCGGTGGGCGGTGCCCCCGACGGACGACTCCGCACGGAGATCGGCACGGTTCCCCGCGTGGCTCGGGCCTCGGCCCGGTTCGCCGGCGCCGGATTCACCGGCGTTCGGGGCGAGAGCCTGA
- a CDS encoding endonuclease/exonuclease/phosphatase family protein: MRIISINAWGGARYGVLGPWLETCRADVLCVQEVTHTPGLGGWTRYDDAERSLPQRADLLADIRARLPRHHGLHVAGDSGPVHDEDRRRHRQDFGVATFVHDGSALIGVRSAFLHGDYTEHRDEWPAGDRPRAALAVRLFDRAARRHVTVVNVHGLRDPQGKGDTEARRAQAHRLARLVTDTRRPADLTVVAGDFNVLPDSETHRILADLGLTDLVGRSDTRTSHYAKACRHASYLLVSDPDAVTRFEVQTTPEVSDHRALLLELRSAQ, from the coding sequence ATGCGCATCATCTCGATCAATGCCTGGGGCGGCGCGAGGTACGGCGTCCTCGGTCCCTGGCTCGAAACCTGCCGGGCCGATGTCCTGTGTGTGCAGGAAGTGACCCACACGCCGGGACTCGGCGGTTGGACGCGATACGACGACGCGGAACGGTCGCTGCCCCAACGCGCGGACCTGTTGGCCGACATCCGGGCGAGGCTGCCCCGGCACCACGGACTCCACGTCGCCGGTGACTCCGGGCCCGTCCACGACGAGGACCGTCGGCGCCACCGACAGGACTTCGGCGTGGCGACGTTCGTTCACGACGGGTCGGCGCTCATCGGCGTGCGTTCGGCCTTCCTGCACGGCGACTACACCGAACACCGGGACGAATGGCCCGCGGGCGACCGGCCCCGAGCGGCCCTGGCCGTACGCCTCTTCGACCGCGCGGCCCGACGCCACGTCACCGTCGTCAACGTGCACGGCCTGCGCGACCCGCAGGGCAAGGGCGATACCGAAGCCCGCCGCGCCCAGGCCCACCGCCTGGCACGGTTGGTGACCGACACCCGCCGACCCGCAGACCTCACCGTGGTCGCGGGCGACTTCAACGTGCTGCCCGACAGCGAAACCCACCGGATCCTGGCCGACCTGGGACTGACCGACCTGGTCGGCCGATCCGACACCAGAACCTCCCACTACGCCAAGGCATGCCGGCACGCGAGCTACCTGCTGGTGTCCGACCCCGACGCCGTGACGCGCTTCGAAGTCCAGACCACACCCGAGGTGTCCGACCACCGCGCGTTGCTGCTCGAACTCCGAAGCGCTCAATAG
- a CDS encoding RNA polymerase sigma factor has translation MTITAISDRELWERACAGDPEAFGVIFDRHSRAVFNHLSRRTASWVEAEDLTSVVFLQAWRHRNGVTLDRDSALPWLLGIARNTAANGGRARRRYQALKERLPTPSPVPDHAQDVADRIDEERALVALRESVARLPVHERGVIELCVWSGLDQQAAAIALGVAVGTVKSRLHRARRRLGDDLREHAPSSRNSHAVAEETS, from the coding sequence GTGACCATCACCGCGATATCCGACCGCGAGTTGTGGGAGAGGGCGTGCGCAGGTGACCCCGAGGCGTTCGGGGTCATCTTCGACCGGCACTCCCGCGCCGTCTTCAACCACCTGTCCCGCCGCACCGCTTCGTGGGTCGAGGCCGAGGATCTGACGTCGGTCGTCTTCCTGCAGGCCTGGCGTCATCGAAACGGCGTCACCCTGGACCGGGACAGCGCGCTGCCGTGGCTGCTGGGCATCGCCCGCAACACCGCCGCCAATGGCGGGCGGGCTCGCCGGCGCTATCAGGCGCTCAAGGAACGCCTTCCCACGCCGTCACCGGTCCCCGACCATGCCCAGGACGTCGCCGATCGCATCGACGAGGAGCGCGCCCTCGTCGCACTGCGTGAATCCGTCGCTCGCCTGCCCGTACACGAACGCGGGGTGATCGAACTGTGTGTGTGGAGCGGACTGGACCAACAGGCCGCCGCCATCGCGCTGGGCGTGGCCGTGGGCACCGTCAAGTCGCGCCTGCACCGCGCCCGCCGCCGACTCGGCGACGACCTGCGTGAACACGCACCGTCCTCCCGCAACTCCCACGCCGTCGCCGAGGAGACATCGTGA
- a CDS encoding YciI family protein — protein sequence MYVIVLRYQAPLTTIDALKDAHYTNPDGVFAKGMVRYAGPLEPRTGGVIIAEGEHAAVEAAVASDPFIVTGAATAEILRFHPTIRPGGADFLHVS from the coding sequence ATGTACGTGATTGTGCTGCGCTACCAAGCCCCCCTGACGACCATCGACGCGCTCAAGGACGCGCACTACACCAACCCGGACGGCGTGTTCGCCAAGGGCATGGTGCGCTACGCCGGACCGTTGGAACCCCGCACGGGCGGGGTGATCATCGCCGAGGGCGAACATGCCGCCGTCGAGGCCGCCGTCGCCTCCGACCCGTTCATCGTCACCGGCGCCGCCACCGCCGAAATCCTCCGCTTCCACCCCACCATCCGCCCCGGCGGCGCCGACTTCCTCCACGTTTCGTAG
- a CDS encoding LysR family transcriptional regulator encodes MDDVPDVELRQLRYFAAVAEAGTVTEAARRLRIAQPSLSQQIRRLEQRIGTPLFRRTPQGMEPTEAGSLLLNGVNRALDELRSSIAAARDVRPTATVGVCHGVPRSVLTRAEEAMTRRRALLLDYRQVDSQSQGDMLRAGTLAFGILRTPVDPSGLVLHLVDDAPLGVVLHRRHPLADCPELTWSDLSGQRLLWFPAERAPGYAAGVLARLREHGWIPETVIEEHSGHTLYRHRLIGHDDLIALRTRDGSTDDPDLAWRPVGPNPPRERLALAAAAHTPWAEQLTDIPA; translated from the coding sequence ATGGACGATGTCCCCGACGTGGAGCTGCGGCAACTGCGCTATTTCGCCGCGGTCGCCGAGGCCGGCACCGTCACCGAGGCGGCCCGGCGGTTGCGGATCGCCCAGCCCAGCCTCAGTCAGCAGATCCGGCGACTGGAACAACGTATCGGCACCCCGCTGTTCCGACGCACGCCGCAGGGCATGGAACCCACCGAAGCCGGGAGCCTGCTGCTGAACGGCGTCAACCGGGCCCTGGACGAACTGCGCTCCTCGATCGCGGCGGCACGCGACGTCCGGCCGACGGCGACCGTCGGGGTGTGCCACGGGGTGCCCCGATCCGTCCTGACCCGGGCCGAGGAGGCGATGACGCGGAGACGAGCGCTGCTCCTCGACTACCGGCAGGTCGATTCGCAGTCCCAGGGCGACATGCTGCGCGCGGGGACGCTGGCATTCGGGATCCTTCGTACCCCGGTCGACCCATCGGGTCTCGTCCTGCACCTTGTGGACGACGCGCCGCTCGGCGTCGTCCTGCACCGACGTCATCCGCTCGCGGACTGCCCGGAGCTGACCTGGTCGGACCTGTCCGGACAGCGCCTGCTCTGGTTCCCGGCCGAGCGTGCGCCCGGCTACGCGGCGGGCGTCCTCGCGCGTCTTCGCGAGCACGGTTGGATCCCGGAGACCGTGATTGAGGAGCACAGCGGCCACACCCTCTACCGGCACCGCCTCATCGGCCATGACGACCTGATCGCCCTGCGCACCCGTGACGGTTCGACCGACGACCCGGACCTCGCCTGGCGCCCGGTCGGCCCGAACCCGCCCCGCGAACGCTTGGCGCTGGCCGCAGCCGCCCACACACCCTGGGCCGAACAGTTGACCGACATCCCGGCCTGA
- a CDS encoding LysR family transcriptional regulator has product MERPELPLPQLHAFVVLAEELHFGRAAARLGIAQPPLSQQIRRLEDKVGHALFSREPGRVTLTPAGRELLPAARRILAHLADALAAARAAGSGRVGHLRIGFAASLAPTVLPGLLRTFHERFPDVRLHIREMTTTPQLAALHDRSIDIGLMREPPTDDEPRLGFRTVLTEPFVAVLPRTHPLATRRTLRVAQLADSPFVLLPRHVGPHLHDRIIDLCTTAGFTPHVVQHAVEWQTVCALVEAGLGVSLAPASIRRIRLQGVTFRTIDPDAPHTRVAIAWRTDDRSPLVGNLLKAIDQDPPNSSRRTGCQGL; this is encoded by the coding sequence ATGGAACGCCCCGAACTTCCCCTGCCGCAGCTGCACGCCTTCGTCGTGCTCGCCGAGGAACTGCACTTCGGCCGTGCCGCCGCCCGCCTGGGCATCGCGCAGCCCCCGCTGAGCCAGCAGATCCGCCGCCTCGAAGACAAGGTCGGCCACGCGCTGTTCAGCCGCGAACCGGGACGCGTGACGCTCACCCCCGCGGGCCGGGAACTCCTGCCCGCCGCACGCCGGATCCTGGCCCACCTCGCGGACGCCCTGGCGGCGGCGCGCGCCGCCGGCAGCGGACGGGTCGGCCACCTGCGCATCGGCTTCGCCGCCTCCCTCGCCCCGACCGTACTGCCGGGCCTGCTGCGCACCTTCCACGAGCGGTTCCCCGACGTACGTCTGCACATCCGGGAGATGACCACCACACCGCAACTCGCCGCACTCCACGACCGCAGCATCGACATCGGCCTGATGCGCGAACCGCCCACCGACGACGAACCCCGACTCGGCTTCAGGACCGTACTGACCGAACCCTTCGTCGCGGTACTGCCCCGCACCCATCCCCTCGCGACCCGACGAACACTGCGCGTCGCCCAGTTGGCCGACTCGCCCTTCGTACTCCTGCCGCGCCACGTCGGCCCACACCTGCACGACCGCATCATCGACCTGTGCACCACCGCCGGCTTCACCCCACACGTCGTCCAACACGCCGTCGAATGGCAGACCGTCTGCGCCCTGGTGGAAGCCGGCCTCGGCGTGTCCCTCGCCCCGGCAAGCATCCGCCGCATCCGCCTCCAGGGCGTCACCTTCCGCACCATCGACCCCGACGCCCCCCACACCCGCGTCGCCATCGCCTGGCGCACAGACGACCGAAGCCCCCTGGTCGGCAACCTGCTGAAGGCCATCGACCAGGATCCGCCGAACAGCTCGCGGAGGACGGGCTGTCAGGGGCTGTGA